In Ruminiclostridium josui JCM 17888, the genomic window GGTACAAGCCCCGGTGCTAAATCCCCTTGAAATCTGAGAGTTTCTGCCTCAATTCTGTTACGGTCTGGGGAAAGCTTGAAATCGTCAGAAATTCTTGCGGTATAACCTGCTTGTTTTATTATCACTGATTTATCAGATTTTTTGTCCCATACTCTGAATACATAATTTAGATTTCCATCACCTATTTCTTTGCTGTCAAGCTCAGAATCACAGCTAAATATACTGAGCTTTTCTTTTGCATAATCAATTGCATCTGATGGAGTCATTAAGAAATATTTATCAAATTTCGACATATGTAATTTTCTCCTTTTTGAAAAAAGTAAGATAAAAGTAATGCCCTTACTAAATTTTACCACATTGCAGTAATTAGTGCAAAGGCGACAGTATTTTCTTTATACAATTTACAAGATACTCATTATCTTCTTTTAATTTAACAGCAATCCTAAAATATGTTTCATCCAGTCCCTTATAATTGCTGCAGGAACGTATCAATATGCCAAATTTCTCGAGTTCATGGGGAAGTGATTTTAATTCTGTTCTGAATAAAATATAGTTTGCTTGTGAATTTACAACTTCAAATCCAAGCTTTATAAGGCTATTTTTCAAAAATATTCTGTTATTTTTAATTACCTCTCTTGTTTTATTAACATAATCTATTTCTTTTAGTGCAGCAATTCCGCACTTCTGTGCAACTACAGACACATTCCAAGGCTGACCGGCCTTGTGAAGTCCTTCTATGATATTTATATCTGAACATATACCGTACCCTAAACGGATTCCAGCCATAGCATATATTTTTGTAAATGCTTTCAGAACAATTATATTATTATAAGTGCCAAGTCTGTCAATAATACTATACATTTGCGGATTATCCAAAAAATCCATAAAACATTCGTCAACTACTAAAATAGTCTTTGTTGACTTACACTTTTCACCGATTCTCAAGACCATTTCCTTATCTGTTAAAACACCTGTGGGATTATTGGGGTTACACAAAAACATAACCTTGATATCAGAAGTTATTTTATCAAGTATATCTATATGAATCTTAAAATTCTTTTCCTTTGTCAGATAATAATACTCAACATCACTTCCGAGTAGTTTTACCGCCTGCTCATATTCGGAAAAAGTAGGTGCAGTAAGAAGTACTTTCTCCGGCCTTATTGCAGAAGCAATTCTATGTATTACATCAGCTGCTCCATTGCCACAGAATAAATAACTTTCCGGTACCTTTAAATAAACTGAGATTTCCTTTTTCAATTCCCTGCATAAAGGATCAGGATAATTGCAAAAATCATCTACGCTATTGATAATGGCTTTTTTTACACCTTCCGGCATTCCCAAAGGATTGATATTGGCAGAAAAATCAATGAGCTTTAAATTTTCTGGTAAATTTCTTTTACTATAAATATCTCCACCATGAACAAGCTTTTTCATTAAATTCCCCCTGAAACAACCAATCTGACTCCCCATAAAATAACAAATGCTATAAATGTTGTTGTGTACATGAGCTTATTGGCAGTTTTAATATCATTTGCTTTTATGTTTCTGTTGTTATCCCCAATAGTTTTTTTCTTAACAAGCTTTCCAAAATAATATGCATCTCCGGCCAACTGTACATTCAGTGCTCCTGCACATACAGCTTCTGTTTTTGCACTGTTTGGACTGGAATGATTTCTTTTATCCCTCTTGTATATCATGAATGCATTTTTATAATCCAATCCACATATAAAACTAGCCGCTATCATCATATATGCAGATAGAATGGCAGGAATAAAATTTAAAATATCATCCAGCCT contains:
- a CDS encoding pyridoxal phosphate-dependent aminotransferase, with protein sequence MKKLVHGGDIYSKRNLPENLKLIDFSANINPLGMPEGVKKAIINSVDDFCNYPDPLCRELKKEISVYLKVPESYLFCGNGAADVIHRIASAIRPEKVLLTAPTFSEYEQAVKLLGSDVEYYYLTKEKNFKIHIDILDKITSDIKVMFLCNPNNPTGVLTDKEMVLRIGEKCKSTKTILVVDECFMDFLDNPQMYSIIDRLGTYNNIIVLKAFTKIYAMAGIRLGYGICSDINIIEGLHKAGQPWNVSVVAQKCGIAALKEIDYVNKTREVIKNNRIFLKNSLIKLGFEVVNSQANYILFRTELKSLPHELEKFGILIRSCSNYKGLDETYFRIAVKLKEDNEYLVNCIKKILSPLH